A genomic region of Trifolium pratense cultivar HEN17-A07 linkage group LG3, ARS_RC_1.1, whole genome shotgun sequence contains the following coding sequences:
- the LOC123918756 gene encoding heat shock 70 kDa protein 4-like — protein MAKKYEGCAVGIDLGTTYSCVAVWLDEHNRVEIIHNDQGNKTTPSFVAFTDDQRLVGDAAKNQTALNPENTVFDAKRLIGRKFSDPNVKSDMMLWPFKVISGVNDKPMISLKYKGQEKQLCAEEISSMVLSKMREIAEAFLELPVKNAVITVPAYFNDSQRKATVDAGAIAGLNVMRIINEPTAAAIAYGLDKRINCVGERNIFIFDLGGGTFDVSILTIKDKVFQVKATAGNTHLGGEDFDNRMVNYFAQEFNKKNKVDITGNSRALRRLRTVCERAKRVLSFAVVTTIEVDSLFQGIDFFSTITRAKFEEINMDLFDECLETVKSCLTDAKMDKSVIHDVVLVGGSSRIPKVQQLLQEYFAGKDLCKSINPDEAVAYGAAVQAALLSEDFKNVPNLVLQDVAPLSLGIFVKGDIMDVVIPRNTSVPVKKTRHYTTTIDNQPSADIQIYEGERARASENNLLGFFNLSGLPDAPRGLPLDVCFAIDENGILTVSAKEKSTGSINEITITNDKERLSSKEINDMIRDAENYRAEDEKFLRKANVLNALDYCVYKMKNALKNKDANLKLSSQEYENINSGIAKATNLLESNQQSEIDVLENHLKELESMLQLIIGKSF, from the exons ATGGCAAAAAAGTATGAAGGATGTGCTGTGGGAATAGACCTTGGAACAACTTATTCTTGTGTTGCTGTGTGGCTTGATGAACACAATAGAGTTGAGATTATACATAATGACCAAGGCAACAAAACCACTCCTTCTTTTGTTGCTTTCACTGACGATCAAAGGTTGGTTGGTGATGCTGCTAAGAATCAAACTGCCTTGAACCCTGAAAATACTGTCTTTg ATGCTAAGAGGTTAATAGGTAGAAAGTTTAGTGACCCCAATGTCAAAAGTGATATGATGTTGTGGCCATTCAAGGTCATTTCCGGTGTCAATGACAAACCCATGATTTCCCTGAAGTACAAGGGACAAGAAAAGCAGTTATGTGCCGAGGAAATTTCATCTATGGTTCTATCTAAGATGCGCGAGATTGCAGAGGCGTTTTTGGAATTGCCGGTCAAGAATGCTGTTATTACTGTGCCTGCTTATTTTAATGATTCTCAGCGGAAAGCTACCGTAGATGCTGGTGCCATTGCTGGCCTTAATGTTATGCGGATAATCAATGAGCCCACTGCTGCAGCTATTGCATATGGCCTTGACAAGAGAATTAACTGTGTGGGAGAGAGAAATATTTTCATCTTTGACTTGGGTGGTGGGACTTTTGATGTGTCTATCCTTACAATTAAGGATAAGGTCTTCCAAGTTAAGGCTACTGCTGGAAACACTCACCTCGGAGGAGAAGACTTTGATAATAGGATGGTGAACTACTTTGCCCAAGAGTTCAACAAGAAGAACAAGGTGGACATTACTGGAAACTCAAGAGCCTTAAGGAGGTTGAGAACAGTGTGCGAGAGAGCAAAAAGGGTACTATCTTTTGCTGTTGTCACCACCATTGAGGTAGATTCTCTATTTCAAGGCATTGACTTCTTTTCAACAATCACTCGTGCCAAATTTGAAGAAATCAATATGGATCTTTTCGACGAGTGTTTGGAAACTGTTAAGAGTTGTCTCACCGATGCCAAGATGGACAAGAGTGTTATACACGATGTTGTTCTTGTTGGTGGCTCATCTAGAATTCCAAAAGTACAACAGCTATTGCAGGAATATTTTGCAGGGAAGGACTTGTGCAAGAGCATTAACCCTGATGAGGCTGTTGCTTATGGCGCAGCTGTGCAAGCTGCTTTGTTGAGTGAAGACTTTAAAAATGTTCCAAACTTGGTGCTGCAAGATGTTGCACCTTTGTCTCTTGGTATCTTTGTTAAAGGAGATATAATGGATGTTGTTATTCCTAGGAACACTAGCGTTCCAGTCAAGAAAACACGACACTATACAACTACTATTGATAACCAACCTTCTGCTGATATCCAGATTTATGAGGGTGAGAGAGCAAGAGCTAGTGAAAATAATCTGCTTGGTTTTTTTAATCTTTCTGGTCTCCCAGATGCTCCCCGCGGTCTCCCTTTAGATGTATGCTTTgctattgatgaaaatggtattttAACCGTATCTGCAAAGGAAAAATCCACCGGAAGCATTAACGAGATTACAATAACTAATGACAAAGAAAGACTGTCATCCAAAGAAATTAATGACATGATAAGAGATGCTGAAAATTACCGTGCTGAAGATGAAAAATTTCTAAGGAAGGCCAATGTATTGAATGCATTAGATTATTGTGTTTACAAGATGAAGAATGCTTTAAAGAATAAGGATGCCAATCTAAAGCTCTCCTCTCAAGAATATGAAAATATCAATTCTGGAATTGCGAAGGCCACAAATTTGCTTGAGAGTAACCAACAGAGTGAAATAGATGTTCTTGAAAATCATCTGAAGGAGCTTGAGAGTATGTTACAACTCATTATAGGCAAATCTTTCTAG